The stretch of DNA CGGTCCTGGAACTGGCGGTACATCGAGCCGGAGTATGTATACTGCATCACCGCAAGCAGCGCGAGGGCGCAAACAAAGACCAGCCCCACGGTTGCTACAATGATCAGCGATGTGACCGATCTTGATGTATTACGTTTTAGCATACGATCTGCACATAAAAAACATTACTCTGTGTATACATAGTCCGCAGCCAGCAAAATATCTTCAGGAATGACTATGCCCAGTTCCTTTGCCCGCTTCAGATTGAACACCAGCGCATAGCGCTCTGCCTGCTCCAACGGGATGTTTCCGGGCTTTTCACCCTTGAGCAGCCGCCCGACAATTCTGCCGGCCTGCATGCCCATATGTTCAAAATCAACGCCCACACCGCCCATCACGCCCAGCTTTACGAAGGAATAGTTGATGGGAATGCTGGGCTTGCGGCAGATCTTCGAGGTCCACTTCAAAATTTCCGGCGCGGTATACGCCCTGCCAGAGGCATCCTTGAGCAGCAGAGCCATGGGATAGATGGTATCAATCTCGCTGTCGTTGCAGGCTGCCAGCATCTGGCGCTGATACTCCTCCCAGCTGTCCGTCACCATTTCCCGCACGGCAAAGTCATGCGGCTCGGCAGCCAGTTCCTCATGAAACTGCTCCATTCCGGCCTGCCCAGTGGTAGAATTATCCGCGATCACGAACACGGTATCCAGCGACTGCAAAATCTTGCGCTGCACCCTGAGCGCCGTGAGCGAGTGCAGCTTCTCCAGCACGCCAGTGATGTTGTGTCCCGGCTGTTCACGGGATTCAAGCCACCGCTTGCCCGCAACACACGTTTCCGGACGCATGTTCAGACCGGAAAATACCACCGGCATCTGCGAATCAACAAATTCCAGCGCAACCATGCGAAAGGCGTTGTCATCCAGCGTTACCAGCACATCAGGACTGAACGCGCGAATGGCTTTTTTTGCCAGCTCGGCCTGCAGGCGCATAAGCTGCGGGGTATTGTTCACCCGCTTGGTGTCCATGGGAAAGGTCTGCACCGCAAGATTCACCCCTTCGGTGAATCCGCTTTCCGCCAGTCCGCGCAACACCCCCACATGCTGCGGCTCACCGCAGACATGTTCGAGTTCATAACTGTGAAGGATAAAAACCCTCGGGATTTCCTGCCCTCCGGCCTGAGAAGCCAGACTCAGGACAAAAATGCCGACGGACACCACTTCAAACAGTTTCCGGATATGTGCGATCATAATTCCACCGGATTTTTGATGAACACCCCAATCCCCCCTTCCTGCCACTGCCCATAATTATCTACCGTGAGAGATAGCAAAGGTAAAGCATGACACATCAAAATCAGAAAGGAACATACGTTGCCAGTGCCTGCATCATACATAACAATATGTACCACTTGTTTTCCCAGGACCACTGGCGCAGCTCACTGCCTATCAGCTCAACAATTTTCAGGCTATCGTATATCGGCTATGCGGGCATTGATATGAAACCGGATATCCCCCGAACCAGCAGAAGGTTGCCACCCGGGCCGATGCATGGCATCACACCCCGCAGGGAAGCTCCCCCGTCCGAATCCCCGGCCAGAGACGCACGCGACACACTGCAAAGAGACATGCCCGTGACCACCACCGTAACCGGAACCCACTGCCTGCTGGAACTTACCGGCTGTTCCGCTGACCTGCTGAACGATGAAGCCTTCATCCGGCAGGCCATAACGGACGCCGCAGCCGCCGCAGGCTCCACCCTGCTCTCCCTGACCAGTCACGCCTTTGCACCGCAGGGCGTAACAGCCCTCGGCCTGCTGGGTGAATCGCACATATCCATCCACACATGGCCGGAAGCCGGATACGCCGCCGCAGACATCTTCACCTGCGGCAGCACCTGCCAGCCCCGCGCTGCCTGCGATCTGCTTGCGGAACGCCTGCGGGCGGGCAACGCCACCATACGTGAATTTGAACGGGGCAACGCACAATAAAAGCGCGCCACTGACCTTGTCGTCAGAAGCGCGCTTTCTCTTTTTCTGTCAGGAACGCCTACTTCAGCATTGAGCTGTAGTAGACCTTTTCCGTCACGTCGGACCATTCCTTCCACTGCGCCATAAAGGCCTTGCCGCACTCGAGACAGGTAATGGACTTTTCCTTTATCACCTTGGTCGGGTCCTGTTCCGTCTCAGGCGCTACCGTTTCTGCCTCCGCACCTTCGGCAATCTGCTTGATGGAAAGAGCAATGCTCCGCATCATGGAGCTGATCTCTTCTTCCGTCATGGTACGCACCGATGCCTGAGCCTTGATGATCTCCAGCGCTTGTTTCAGATACTCATCCATACGGTACTCCTTCGGGCCTTGTGCGTACTTTCCGGCATTGTGTCCGGCAGTGCCGCACTCCCCCCCTGTAGTTTCAGCGTGTATGTGATGGTCCCCCATGAGGATACAAATCACTCACCACAGACTATTTAAGCATCACCCAAGACCGTTGCCATTATTTTATACAATAAAACAAGCCTACAATCGTATTTTCTACCTCCCGCACAACAGGGGCCGCCCTCTGCGGCATTCTCCCTGCAACAAGAAACGGCGCAGACATCAATATCTGCGCCGTTGTTCTGCTGTGCGGGACCATTATTTCCACAATACCCGCTTAGTCCCACCGGTTGCGTTTGCGGTGCAAAAAATCATGTCCCTCACCCGGATAGACCATGCGGTCCTCTGCCGGAGTGGGTGTTCCTTCCGGCCATACTCCGGCAACAGGCTCAGGCCCCTGCAGTGCCGCGGCGCACGGCGCGCTGTCCGTCATACGCGGATGCTCGCGCACATCCACCCCCGGCACCATGCAGCTGAATTCCAAAGCTATACCGTTGGGGTCGAAGGTATACACCGAGTGGATGAAGCCGTGATCCACCGGTTCGGAAACCCATATGCCCGCCCCTTCCAGCCTGTCGCGTATCTCCCACAAGGCCTCGGAATCAGCCACCCCCACTGCCACATGGTCAAAGGCGTATCTGCCCCGCACGGGGACCCCGTGGTCTTTTTCCACAAGCGGTTCCACGCCTTCCCACTCGAAAAAGGCAATCATGTCCGTTGCCGATATCTCGAAGAAATACTGACGGTAGCCCTCATGCCCCAGTCCCGCCACAAGCCGCATTCCCAACAGATCGCGCCAGAAGCGCACGGTGGCATCCATGTCGCCCGTGGCCATGGCCAGATGATTAACGCCGGTATATCGTGTCATGCTGATTTCAAAATGAGGTTGAGATCGTGCTTGAATGCTGCAGCAAGCCCGCAGCGTCATCTTTTGGAGCGCCTACTGCAGCGCTTCCAGTTCCTTCATGATGCTGCCCAGTTCAGGGCGAAGATTTATGTCGGATACCGAGACGTACCGGATGATACCCTGCTTGTCGACAATGATGATGCCCCGCTCGCTCACACCTTCCGTCCGGAGAAGCCCGTAGGCTGATGCCACTGCGCCGTGCGGCCAAAAATCTGATAGTACGGGAAACCACAGGCCGCCTGCGTCCATCTGGTGCGTCCACGCATACAGCGAGGGCAGATTATCCGTGGTTATGCCAAGCAGAACCGCATCGTGCGCCTCGAACAGCTCGCGTGCAATGTTATACCCCGGCCACTGGTCGGAACAAACGGGCGTGAAGGCCGCAGGCACAAAACTGATGACCACGTTCTTCTTTCCGCGAAACTCCGACAGAGAAACCTTGCCCCCACTGAGCGAAGGCAGACTGAAGTCAGGCGCAGCCTGCCCCACGGCCACCTTGAGCACGCTGTCCACGGGTTTCAGACGCCCGGGGTCAAACAGCTGCGCAGGGTCCACTACCGCCCATGCGGAACCGGCCGAACACAGCATCAGAGCCGCCAGAAGCAGGACCAGCCTGCAATATGAATGATGACGGAGCATGGGCACCTCCTATTTAAGGCCCGCGGCCTGCTTCTGCTTCGTAAAGAACGCCGCGGGTGATTTCATGCGCCCTGTTTCCGAATACAGGGTTTCCAGCTGGCCGCCCTTGAGGTTCACCAGATAGAAATGCGGTGTTGCGGGTTGCCCCAGCTGCGTGTGCAGGGCAAGTTCCGTATCCTCGAACAGCGGCAGGGAAATACCATACTTCTTTCTGAAGAACTGCACCTCGAACCGCGAATTGCCCGCGCCTATGCCGATGAGCTTCATGGCGCCCGCATGGGGTGATGCGTTCATCAGCTCATAAAGTTCGTTCACGGCAGGCGCTTCCGCCTGGCAATGCGGGCAGTACATGCTGAATACCTCTATGAGCACGTAGTCTGCTTTCACGTCCTTGAGCGTCCAGGGGCCTTCCCCCGTGAGCCCCAGATAGTCCTTCTGCACAGCAGTCAGATCGCCCGAAAGCACGACATCGGGAAACGCTTCACCGGCTTTCAAGGGCTCGGCATGCAGTGTGCCCGCCAGCAGCGGTACCAGCAGAACAGCCAAAATGAGCAGCAAATTCGGACGCTTCATATCCCACTCTCCTTATCAAAGGTCAGTCTTGCATTTATACTAGTACAGCGGTCTAGCCTTTGCTGTCCAGTTGCCATGACATGCTTCAGTTTCACCACCGGACAGGTGTGCCAATGCATAGAACTGCAACGCTGAATTCGTGAATATTATCAAATTACACAGCACGTTATAAAATATAACCTTTCTATCTTACTGCAAGATATGACTATAATATTTACTGCAACACCGTAGACACGGTTATGCATATGTCGTATATTTCAACAAAC from Desulfovibrio subterraneus encodes:
- a CDS encoding ABC transporter substrate-binding protein; this encodes MIAHIRKLFEVVSVGIFVLSLASQAGGQEIPRVFILHSYELEHVCGEPQHVGVLRGLAESGFTEGVNLAVQTFPMDTKRVNNTPQLMRLQAELAKKAIRAFSPDVLVTLDDNAFRMVALEFVDSQMPVVFSGLNMRPETCVAGKRWLESREQPGHNITGVLEKLHSLTALRVQRKILQSLDTVFVIADNSTTGQAGMEQFHEELAAEPHDFAVREMVTDSWEEYQRQMLAACNDSEIDTIYPMALLLKDASGRAYTAPEILKWTSKICRKPSIPINYSFVKLGVMGGVGVDFEHMGMQAGRIVGRLLKGEKPGNIPLEQAERYALVFNLKRAKELGIVIPEDILLAADYVYTE
- the speD gene encoding adenosylmethionine decarboxylase, which gives rise to MTTTVTGTHCLLELTGCSADLLNDEAFIRQAITDAAAAAGSTLLSLTSHAFAPQGVTALGLLGESHISIHTWPEAGYAAADIFTCGSTCQPRAACDLLAERLRAGNATIREFERGNAQ
- a CDS encoding MucR family transcriptional regulator; this encodes MDEYLKQALEIIKAQASVRTMTEEEISSMMRSIALSIKQIAEGAEAETVAPETEQDPTKVIKEKSITCLECGKAFMAQWKEWSDVTEKVYYSSMLK
- a CDS encoding VOC family protein — protein: MTRYTGVNHLAMATGDMDATVRFWRDLLGMRLVAGLGHEGYRQYFFEISATDMIAFFEWEGVEPLVEKDHGVPVRGRYAFDHVAVGVADSEALWEIRDRLEGAGIWVSEPVDHGFIHSVYTFDPNGIALEFSCMVPGVDVREHPRMTDSAPCAAALQGPEPVAGVWPEGTPTPAEDRMVYPGEGHDFLHRKRNRWD
- a CDS encoding peroxiredoxin, giving the protein MLRHHSYCRLVLLLAALMLCSAGSAWAVVDPAQLFDPGRLKPVDSVLKVAVGQAAPDFSLPSLSGGKVSLSEFRGKKNVVISFVPAAFTPVCSDQWPGYNIARELFEAHDAVLLGITTDNLPSLYAWTHQMDAGGLWFPVLSDFWPHGAVASAYGLLRTEGVSERGIIIVDKQGIIRYVSVSDINLRPELGSIMKELEALQ
- a CDS encoding peroxiredoxin family protein — protein: MKRPNLLLILAVLLVPLLAGTLHAEPLKAGEAFPDVVLSGDLTAVQKDYLGLTGEGPWTLKDVKADYVLIEVFSMYCPHCQAEAPAVNELYELMNASPHAGAMKLIGIGAGNSRFEVQFFRKKYGISLPLFEDTELALHTQLGQPATPHFYLVNLKGGQLETLYSETGRMKSPAAFFTKQKQAAGLK